A window of Kangiella sp. TOML190 genomic DNA:
AATCCGCGCATTCTTGCCAGGTTCTTTGGTTGACGTTCGCCCAGTACGTGATACGACACACCTTGAAGGTGTAGAACTTGATTTCAAAGTGATCAAGTTAGATCAAAAACGCAACAACGTTGTGGTTTCTCGTCGCGCTGTGATTGAGTCTGAGAACTCAGCTGAGCGTGAAGAATTATTAGCTAACCTTGAAGAAGGTGCCGAAGCTAAAGGTATCGTTAAGAACTTGACTGACTACGGTGCATTCGTAGATTTAGGTGGTGTTGACGGCTTATTGCACATCACTGACATGGCTTGGAAGCGCATTAAGCACCCAAGCGAAGTGGTTCAAGTTGGCGATGAAATCGACGTTAAAGTATTGAAATTCGACCGTGAGCGTAACCGTGTTTCTCTAGGTATTAAGCAATTAGGCTCTGATCCTTGGGTTGACATCATGAACCGTTACCCTGAAGGTGCGCGTCTACAAGGTCGCGTAACTAACCTTACTGATTATGGTTGCTTCGTCGAAATCGAAGACGGCGTTGAAGGTTTGGTTCACGTGTCTGAAATGGATTGGACTAACAAAAACATCCACCCATCTAAAGTGGTTAACTTAGGTGATGAAGTGGAAGTAATGGTATTGGATATTGACGAAGAGCGTCGTCGTATTTCGCTAGGTATCAAGCAATGTGTACCGAACCCTTGGGATGAGTTCGCTGCGAACTTCTCTAAAGGCGATAAAGTAACTGGTAACATCAAGTCGATCACTGATTTCGGTATCTTTATCGGTCTTAATGGCGGTATCGACGGTCTAGTTCACTTGTCAGACATTTCTTGGAACTTGGTTGGCGAAGAAGCGGTTCGTGACTTTAAGAAAGGCGACGAAGTAGAAGCGGTAGTGTTGGCCGTTGACGCTGAGCGTGAGCGCATTTCTTTAGGTATTAAGCAAGTTGACGCGGATCCATTATCTGACTTCTTGGCGGCGAACCCTAAAGGTTCTATCGTTAAAGGTACTGCTAAAGAAGTAGACGCGAAGGGCGTTTTGGTTGACCTAGGTGATAACATCGAAGGTTATCTGCGCGCTTCTGACATCAGCGCTGAGCGTGTTGATGATGCTACTAAGCACTTCGCTGAAGGTGATGCGGTAGAAGCTAAGTTCGTTGGCGTTGATAAGAAGAGCCGTAACATCAGCTTATCTATCAAAGCTAAGGACCATGCTGAAGAGCAAGCCGCTATCAAAGAGTTCAGCAATGATAAGTCTGCACCTTCAACTTTAGGTGACTTGTTAAAAGAACAAATGGGCGAATAATCGCAAATTTGATGCTTTTTATGAAAAACCCGCCTTCTGGCGGGTTTTTTAATGTTTGTAAAAAATGTGAGGTAATTACCACAAAATAGAAAAAATGTTATATAATTAAGTAAGTTAGCGCATTTTATGGTTTTTAAGTGAAACTTTCTTAGGGTAAGTTTGCCCAACTTTTATAACGCTAAATAGATCATGAAAAGTAAGCCATGAGAAAGCGCACATTCTAAAGAAGGACTTAGGTATGACAAAATCACAGTTGATCGAAAAATTGGTTGATAAAAATCCGCAACTATCGGTGCGCGATTTGGAGTTGGTGGTGAAGTCACTGATCGACCAAATGTCAGAGTCGTTGGCAAATGGTGATCGCATTGAAATTCGTGGTTTTGGTAGCTTTTCTCTACATTACCGAGCGCCAAGAGTTGGACGAAATCCTAAAACTGGTGAATCGGTGACTTTGACTGGAAAATATGTACCACACTTTAAACCAGGCAAGGAGTTGCGCGAAAGGGCTAATGCAGGAAAAGATAAGCCAATAAAACCTTAAAAATTAAGCTCTAGATCCATGCTCGAGAGAAGCGGACTCTAGAAACCAACAATACCGCCGTAGGAGCTACTTCGTGCGACTGCTAATCGCCATCGTTTTATTACTAGCCGCTTTTGGCTTGGCCTTTATGTTTGCCAACCAAAACGAACAAACCATTCAGCTGAATTACCTTTTTGGTGAAACCTCAATCCAATTGGTGCTGTTGATCACCATTTGTTTGGCCTTGGGTCTGATTATCGGTTTATTGATGTCGGGGATTTCTTTGATGAAAACTCGCGTTCAGCTTAAAAATAGCCGTAAGAAACTTGCCAAAGCCGAACAGGAGTTGAAAAACTTACGAAGCTTGCCAGTCAAGGAAGAGCTTTAAGTGAAAAGGCAATTGAGAGCAAGCAATGAATGAGTGGTTTTTAATTGGCTTTCTAGTGTTATTGTCAATAGCGGTTTTTTCCGGCTATCGACTGGGAAAGAAACAAGCAACCGAACCGCAAGCTCAGTCCAAAAGCCTTTCCAGCAATTATGTCAAAGGACTGAACTATCTACTCAATGAACAGCCCGATAAAGCGGTAGACACCTTTATCGATCTATTGCAAGTAGATACCGAAACGGTGGATACCCACCTTGCCTTGGGCCACCTGTTTCGCAAGCGAGGCGAAGTGGATCGAGCCATTCGCTTACACCAGAACATTATTGCCCGCCCACAACTATCCAAAGAAAGTCATAACGAAGCTTTATACGAACTAGCGGTCGATTATCAAGCGGTAGGGATGTATGACCGAGCTACCAGCCTATTTGAAAAGCTGCTTAGCGAGCCGAAACACAAAAAAGATTCACTGCACCAACTTTTACACGTTTATCAAGCGACTCGCGACTGGGAACAGGCGGCCAAAACTGCTGAACAGCTCGAAATTATTATGGGCGAAAAGCAAGCCAAAGCCATATCCCACTTTTATTGTGAGCTGGCTGAAGAAAAACAAAATAAAAAGGATCTCAAAGGCGCTCTGACTAGCATCAAAAAAGCCTTGGCAGCCAATCCGACTTCGGTACGGGCCAATTTGCTGCAAGGTGACTTGTATTTTGACAAGGAAAACTACCGCGCTGCAATTAAGTCTTATAGCAGTTTATTGGATAACGATATTGCTTTTTTGCCCGAGGCTTTGGATAAAATAAAGCAATCCTTCGCTGCTCGCAAAGATAGCAAGGGTTACCAAAAGTTTTTACAACAGAGTTTACAAAAAGGCGCTGGCGTTTCCGTTTTGATTGAATTGTCGAAACTGATCCAACAGGAAAAGGGCGATCGTGCTGCCGCTGAAGCGATTGGGGTTTATTTAAAAGATAAGCCTTCACTCAAAGGCCTACATCAATTGATAAGTTTGCACATTGAGCATGCGCAAGAATCAGCCAAACCAAGCCTGCAATTGCTTGATGGTATTGTTGAAAAACTGGTGGAGCGTAAACCGCGTTATGTTTGCCATAATTGCGGATTTAATGGCCGGATTATTCACTGGCAATGCCCTAGTTGTAAGGAGTGGAGTTCAATCAAACCGATCCAAGGCCTTGAGGGCGAATAAGAGACTATTTAACATGACTAACGTTCCTAAAGATTCCGCTCCTAACATCATAGTTGCCCTAGATTTTGCTGATAAAAAGCAAGCGCTAAACTTGGTCGATCAGCTGGATCCAAATTTGGCGGCAGTAAAGGTTGGCAAAGAAATGTTTACACTGTTTGGCCCCAAGTTTGTGAAAAAATTGGTGAAAAAAGGGTTTAAAGTTTTTTTGGATCTAAAGTTTCACGATATTCCTAACACTGTAGCGAAAGCTTGCCGAGCAGCCGCTGAGCTTGGTGTTTGGATGACCAATGTGCACGCTTCCGGCGGCGTTAAAATGATGCAAATGGCGCGAGAAGCTATTCAAGAGTATGGCGATGATAAGCCTTTATTGATTGGCGTGACCATGTTGACCAGTATGGATGAGGCCAATTACCAAAAACTTGGCTATAGCAAATCTTTGGCTGAACAAGTTCAACATTTAGCAGGACTAACCCAAGAGTCGGGTTTGGATGGGGTGGTTTGTTCGGCTTGGGAAGCACAAAGCTTAAAACAGCAATTTGGCGTTGATTTTAAGTTGGTAACTCCGGGCATTCGTCCAGTAGGCTCTGAAGTTGGCGATCAAAGCCGTATCATGACTCCAGCTAAGGCGATTGCAGCGGGCTCAGATTATCTGGTGATAGGTCGTCCTATTACGCAAGCACAAAATCCGCTAAAAGCCTTGTGCGATATATCTGAAAGCCTAGTAAGCGACTTGTAGTCCTTTTCTTACCTCTCTAATATAAATATCGTCTTGAGGACAAACGATATTTATCAAGGAGATCATAATGAAAAAGGTTATTTCAGTTCTTTGTCTGGCGTTGTCACTGTCGATGCCGTTTGTTAGTAACACTGCTTTAGCAAAAGATAAAGAAATCATTCCCCCAGCTGAAAATTTACTCAGTCGTGTCAATATTAACAAAGCCAGTGCTGAGCAGTTAGCGACAAGCTTAAAAGGCGTTGGCCTAAAAAAAGCACAGGCAATAATCGATTACCGTAAGCAGTACGGCGACTTTAAATCGGTCGATGAGTTATCAGCGGTTAAGGGAATTGGTGAAAAAACGGTACAAAAAAATCGTAGCAAAATTGCGATTTAGTCGAACCAATTCTTAATTTGCTTAGTAAAAACAGCCAAATCAATCCGATTTGGCTGTATCATCAGCCTTTTTGGCGCCAATGAGTTCACCTAAACCGGGTTGATTAAGGCGGGTTTTTGGCCAGACTAGGCCAAGAATAATGCCTTGTAGATAGCCAATGATGTGGGATTCTTCGACCACAAAACCGCCGAGCCAAGAGTCGTATTCGGATTTAATCCCAAGAATTTGCGGCGCAAATATTTTCAAGCCAACTAGCAGTAGTAACAAGCCACTAAGTTTAACTCCGAGTCGTAGTTCGGCCACACAGCAGGCGGCAATAAGCCCATATAATGCTCCAGACATACCCACATATTGGTAAAGTTCCGGCAACCAAAAATGCATGCCAAGGGTATTAGCAAGGTATAAAAATATAAACCATAATA
This region includes:
- the rpsA gene encoding 30S ribosomal protein S1, encoding MSENFAELFEESLTNVEMRPGAIITGVVVDIDNEVVIVNAGLKSEGVIPRNQFLSDTGELEVNVGDEVQVALDAVEDGFGETRLSRERAKRFAAWGVLEAAHEAEETIKGVITGKVKGGFTVEVQSIRAFLPGSLVDVRPVRDTTHLEGVELDFKVIKLDQKRNNVVVSRRAVIESENSAEREELLANLEEGAEAKGIVKNLTDYGAFVDLGGVDGLLHITDMAWKRIKHPSEVVQVGDEIDVKVLKFDRERNRVSLGIKQLGSDPWVDIMNRYPEGARLQGRVTNLTDYGCFVEIEDGVEGLVHVSEMDWTNKNIHPSKVVNLGDEVEVMVLDIDEERRRISLGIKQCVPNPWDEFAANFSKGDKVTGNIKSITDFGIFIGLNGGIDGLVHLSDISWNLVGEEAVRDFKKGDEVEAVVLAVDAERERISLGIKQVDADPLSDFLAANPKGSIVKGTAKEVDAKGVLVDLGDNIEGYLRASDISAERVDDATKHFAEGDAVEAKFVGVDKKSRNISLSIKAKDHAEEQAAIKEFSNDKSAPSTLGDLLKEQMGE
- the ihfB gene encoding integration host factor subunit beta, with amino-acid sequence MTKSQLIEKLVDKNPQLSVRDLELVVKSLIDQMSESLANGDRIEIRGFGSFSLHYRAPRVGRNPKTGESVTLTGKYVPHFKPGKELRERANAGKDKPIKP
- a CDS encoding lipopolysaccharide assembly protein LapA domain-containing protein; the protein is MRLLIAIVLLLAAFGLAFMFANQNEQTIQLNYLFGETSIQLVLLITICLALGLIIGLLMSGISLMKTRVQLKNSRKKLAKAEQELKNLRSLPVKEEL
- the lapB gene encoding lipopolysaccharide assembly protein LapB, which translates into the protein MNEWFLIGFLVLLSIAVFSGYRLGKKQATEPQAQSKSLSSNYVKGLNYLLNEQPDKAVDTFIDLLQVDTETVDTHLALGHLFRKRGEVDRAIRLHQNIIARPQLSKESHNEALYELAVDYQAVGMYDRATSLFEKLLSEPKHKKDSLHQLLHVYQATRDWEQAAKTAEQLEIIMGEKQAKAISHFYCELAEEKQNKKDLKGALTSIKKALAANPTSVRANLLQGDLYFDKENYRAAIKSYSSLLDNDIAFLPEALDKIKQSFAARKDSKGYQKFLQQSLQKGAGVSVLIELSKLIQQEKGDRAAAEAIGVYLKDKPSLKGLHQLISLHIEHAQESAKPSLQLLDGIVEKLVERKPRYVCHNCGFNGRIIHWQCPSCKEWSSIKPIQGLEGE
- the pyrF gene encoding orotidine-5'-phosphate decarboxylase → MTNVPKDSAPNIIVALDFADKKQALNLVDQLDPNLAAVKVGKEMFTLFGPKFVKKLVKKGFKVFLDLKFHDIPNTVAKACRAAAELGVWMTNVHASGGVKMMQMAREAIQEYGDDKPLLIGVTMLTSMDEANYQKLGYSKSLAEQVQHLAGLTQESGLDGVVCSAWEAQSLKQQFGVDFKLVTPGIRPVGSEVGDQSRIMTPAKAIAAGSDYLVIGRPITQAQNPLKALCDISESLVSDL
- a CDS encoding helix-hairpin-helix domain-containing protein: MKKVISVLCLALSLSMPFVSNTALAKDKEIIPPAENLLSRVNINKASAEQLATSLKGVGLKKAQAIIDYRKQYGDFKSVDELSAVKGIGEKTVQKNRSKIAI
- the rrtA gene encoding rhombosortase; its protein translation is MLEFIKRYRVPGVISILVLALLSLEPLSTQWFAYQRQAVGDGQIWRFLSANLVHLSLWHTLMNLASLWLISLIFRPLLSVIDWVLWFIFLYLANTLGMHFWLPELYQYVGMSGALYGLIAACCVAELRLGVKLSGLLLLLVGLKIFAPQILGIKSEYDSWLGGFVVEESHIIGYLQGIILGLVWPKTRLNQPGLGELIGAKKADDTAKSD